Proteins encoded by one window of SAR324 cluster bacterium:
- a CDS encoding cysteine desulfurase, with protein MKQSPSRHIYLDYNATSPMLPGVLKCLQEGFSAIVGNPSSPHQGGRSARDLLEQSRKNIAETLGVTPQEILFTSGGSEGNNTLLRQFQYKPTPFHIITSSIEHPSIHSTVQYLAGKGLGNYSTVAVSCSGSVAPESLKDLVRENTVLLSVMLANNETGTIQPCRELAEFSRNHHFLFHADCVQGAGKMTLNLKDSGMDYATFSAHKIGGPPGIGLLYVRNGVSLEPLITGGKQERSRRAGTENSVMAAGFAEALSWHVEHQPELDTKWREFKRQMIDAFQKIDGFFMNGNVEQCLSNTLNFGFEGLSAESLLIRLDLDGISVSTGSACSSGALEASHVLLAMGLSRKQAKSCLRVSMGWNTTSEDITVFIERLLFHARKLYEKRGTFQKL; from the coding sequence ATGAAACAATCGCCATCCCGCCATATCTATCTGGATTATAATGCGACATCGCCCATGCTTCCGGGGGTCTTGAAATGCCTCCAGGAGGGTTTTTCAGCCATCGTCGGGAACCCCTCCAGTCCTCATCAGGGCGGTAGGTCGGCACGTGATTTACTGGAACAATCCCGAAAAAACATTGCGGAAACTCTTGGGGTCACCCCGCAGGAAATCCTGTTCACCAGCGGTGGCAGTGAAGGCAACAACACACTTCTCAGACAATTTCAGTACAAGCCAACGCCGTTCCACATCATCACTTCGTCCATCGAACACCCCTCCATTCATTCAACCGTTCAATATCTGGCGGGGAAGGGACTCGGGAATTATTCCACGGTTGCGGTTTCATGTTCAGGTTCTGTCGCTCCTGAATCTCTGAAGGATTTGGTCAGGGAAAACACCGTACTGCTTTCGGTGATGCTGGCCAACAATGAAACCGGAACGATTCAACCGTGTCGGGAATTGGCCGAATTTTCCCGGAATCATCATTTTTTGTTTCATGCGGATTGTGTTCAGGGTGCCGGGAAAATGACGCTGAACTTGAAAGACTCCGGGATGGACTATGCCACATTTTCAGCGCATAAAATCGGAGGTCCTCCCGGAATCGGGTTGCTCTATGTCCGCAATGGCGTTTCTCTGGAACCGTTGATCACTGGGGGCAAGCAGGAAAGAAGCCGGAGAGCCGGAACGGAAAACAGTGTCATGGCCGCAGGTTTTGCCGAGGCCTTATCCTGGCATGTGGAACATCAGCCTGAACTGGATACAAAATGGCGGGAATTCAAACGTCAAATGATTGACGCCTTTCAGAAAATTGATGGATTTTTCATGAATGGAAATGTGGAACAATGTCTGTCAAACACTTTGAACTTCGGATTTGAAGGTCTCAGCGCGGAAAGTTTGCTGATTCGTCTCGATCTTGACGGAATCAGCGTTTCAACAGGTTCCGCCTGTTCCTCAGGCGCTTTGGAAGCCAGTCATGTCCTGCTTGCCATGGGATTATCCCGGAAACAGGCTAAGTCATGCCTGCGTGTGAGCATGGGATGGAACACCACTTCTGAGGATATCACGGTGTTCATTGAACGACTTCTGTTTCATGCACGCAAACTATATGAAAAACGTGGCACCTTTCAGAAACTGTGA
- a CDS encoding RNA polymerase sigma factor, with protein MSDQELINLILVGDSSAFELLVTRFQNKIFRFILRHVWNRHEAEDLTQETFVSAFNKLSGYEARSQLSTWLFGIAYNKVLQHHRQSPGQNVEFVSEEILEEQPSLELTPSEKFEKDAMVHDLNRFIDQLPDDLKTVLILVSFEGCSYDEVAEIMKIPSGTVKSKMFRAREVLKTSYTQIRPQ; from the coding sequence TTGTCTGATCAGGAATTGATCAACTTGATTCTGGTCGGGGATTCCAGTGCCTTTGAATTGCTGGTAACGCGTTTTCAAAACAAAATTTTCCGTTTCATTCTCCGACATGTCTGGAATAGACATGAAGCTGAAGATCTGACCCAGGAAACCTTTGTGTCGGCCTTCAACAAGCTTTCAGGTTATGAGGCACGCAGTCAACTATCAACCTGGCTGTTTGGCATTGCCTACAACAAGGTTTTACAGCATCATCGTCAATCTCCAGGACAAAATGTTGAATTTGTTTCAGAAGAAATTCTGGAAGAACAACCATCTCTCGAATTGACTCCCTCAGAAAAATTTGAAAAAGACGCCATGGTTCATGATCTCAACCGGTTCATTGACCAATTGCCTGATGATCTGAAAACAGTGTTGATTCTGGTTTCTTTTGAAGGCTGTTCCTATGATGAAGTCGCTGAAATCATGAAGATTCCCTCAGGAACCGTGAAAAGCAAAATGTTCAGAGCCAGAGAAGTTTTAAAAACCAGTTACACGCAGATTCGACCTCAATGA
- a CDS encoding quinone oxidoreductase, which translates to MKAIRIRKYGGKEVLDYVDVERPDCKSHEVLVKLEALGVNFIDTYQRSGLYPVSLPFIPGLEGAGTVERIGSQVTQFKPGDRVAFADVPGAYAEFVCASESRLVRIPDALSLENAAATMLQGMTAHYLTQSTFPLKAHHTCLIHAAAGGVGLLAIQLAKASGAYVIGTVSTEAKAELARQAGADALVLYSRQDFEQEVMKITEGQKVDVVYDSVGKDTFEKSLNCLKPRGMMVTFGQSSGPITAFSPLMLSQRGSLYLTRTTLKDYIADRPSLETRSQDLFHRILAGKLHLRIEHKYSLKDARQAHSDLEGRKTTGKILMFP; encoded by the coding sequence ATGAAAGCTATCAGAATCCGGAAATACGGCGGCAAGGAAGTCCTGGATTATGTGGATGTTGAACGACCTGACTGCAAATCCCATGAAGTGCTGGTCAAACTTGAAGCCCTGGGTGTGAATTTCATCGACACCTATCAACGGAGCGGACTGTATCCGGTGAGTCTGCCGTTCATACCCGGACTGGAAGGTGCGGGTACGGTCGAGCGGATCGGTTCACAAGTCACACAATTCAAACCGGGTGACAGGGTCGCGTTTGCGGATGTTCCCGGAGCGTATGCTGAATTTGTCTGTGCGTCAGAATCACGACTGGTCAGGATTCCCGACGCCCTTTCGCTGGAAAACGCCGCCGCGACCATGCTTCAGGGAATGACTGCGCATTATTTGACCCAAAGCACCTTTCCGTTGAAGGCGCATCACACCTGTCTGATTCACGCCGCCGCCGGAGGTGTCGGGTTGCTGGCCATTCAACTGGCCAAGGCCTCCGGTGCTTATGTGATCGGAACCGTTTCGACAGAAGCCAAGGCTGAACTGGCGAGACAGGCAGGCGCCGATGCCCTTGTTTTATATTCCAGACAGGATTTTGAGCAGGAAGTGATGAAAATTACAGAGGGGCAAAAAGTCGATGTGGTTTATGATTCGGTGGGGAAGGATACTTTTGAGAAAAGTTTGAATTGTTTGAAACCCAGAGGAATGATGGTGACCTTCGGACAATCCAGTGGTCCCATCACCGCGTTTTCTCCGTTGATGCTGTCACAACGAGGCTCTCTGTATCTTACCAGAACAACCCTGAAAGACTATATTGCGGACCGTCCCTCTCTTGAAACCCGATCTCAGGATCTGTTCCACCGTATACTGGCGGGGAAACTCCATCTCCGGATTGAGCATAAATATTCGTTGAAGGATGCGCGTCAGGCGCATTCGGATCTGGAAGGGCGGAAAACAACTGGAAAAATTCTGATGTTTCCCTGA
- a CDS encoding ABC transporter ATP-binding protein, which translates to MKSSNPSSSATIPGVAEDIPAKSSANNSGRLKLLWHYVSQHKLTYGVGIFSILATNWIAVSIPQYIQKSIDLIQTNLAGRQDELLRYLVIMLSLALGMVVVRTLSRVLFFNPGRAVEFAIKNDLFSHLTRLQKNYYDHTSTGAIISRVNNDITGIRLICGFGLLQLFNIISALSMTPWKMWLISPDLTLYCVIPVILVFSIVRFGMKFIIQNMNQYMDSLQKMSGFTVAALSGIDVIKSYGMNQWTVSRFQKDNQSLLDRSLIITWIRSFTMPILVNLDNFLKIVILALGGAMMIEEGLTIGQLTAFITYAGLLTMPLMGLGWVTTIFQQGFVGLNSIQTIFQEPVPFQECQPLPEAEAETLMNQGVVVKNLSFRYSDQEDWVLKNISFQIQPGQTVGILGKVSSGKTTLVHCLSRYLETSDGTIYFGKHDINHLTYEDIRKSIHTVPQEPFLFSDTVQENILFPLRVRPENPDELLKRLLFECALDQEVQHFSNNVHTIVGEKGIMLSGGQKQRISLARALASPCELLILDNVLSAVDYETEHFLLDQIFTTRRAKSLLIVSHRCSALEKADHILVLDEGRIVDQGTHEDLVTRPGHYQETWNLQHQTEG; encoded by the coding sequence ATGAAATCCAGTAATCCTTCCAGTTCAGCCACAATTCCAGGTGTGGCTGAAGACATCCCCGCGAAGTCATCCGCCAATAACTCGGGCAGACTGAAACTGCTGTGGCATTATGTCAGCCAGCATAAACTCACTTATGGAGTAGGCATATTTTCGATTCTGGCCACCAATTGGATTGCTGTCAGTATTCCTCAATATATTCAAAAAAGTATTGATCTGATTCAGACGAATCTTGCAGGTCGTCAGGATGAACTTTTGCGATACCTGGTGATCATGCTGTCGCTCGCACTGGGCATGGTGGTGGTAAGAACCTTATCCAGGGTTTTGTTTTTCAATCCCGGCAGAGCCGTTGAATTCGCCATCAAAAATGATCTGTTTTCACATTTAACCCGCCTCCAGAAAAATTATTACGATCACACCAGCACCGGGGCCATCATTTCCAGAGTCAACAACGATATCACAGGAATCCGGCTGATCTGTGGATTTGGTTTGTTGCAACTGTTCAATATCATTTCAGCCCTGTCCATGACTCCATGGAAAATGTGGCTGATTTCGCCCGATCTCACCTTGTATTGTGTCATTCCGGTGATTCTGGTTTTCAGCATTGTTCGGTTTGGGATGAAATTTATCATTCAGAACATGAATCAGTATATGGACAGTCTCCAAAAAATGTCAGGTTTCACGGTCGCCGCATTGTCCGGCATTGATGTGATCAAAAGTTATGGAATGAATCAGTGGACTGTTAGCCGTTTTCAGAAAGATAATCAGAGTTTGTTGGACCGATCGCTCATCATTACATGGATCAGATCTTTTACCATGCCGATTCTGGTCAATCTGGATAACTTCCTGAAAATTGTAATTCTGGCGCTGGGTGGCGCAATGATGATTGAGGAAGGGTTGACCATTGGCCAGTTGACCGCGTTTATCACCTATGCCGGACTGTTGACCATGCCGTTGATGGGACTGGGTTGGGTTACCACAATTTTTCAACAGGGATTTGTTGGACTCAACAGCATCCAGACCATCTTTCAGGAACCTGTACCATTTCAGGAGTGTCAGCCATTACCGGAAGCTGAAGCTGAAACCTTGATGAATCAGGGGGTGGTTGTCAAAAATCTCAGCTTTCGCTACAGCGATCAGGAAGATTGGGTTTTGAAAAATATTTCGTTCCAGATTCAACCTGGTCAGACGGTGGGCATTCTTGGAAAAGTCAGTTCAGGAAAAACCACGTTGGTCCATTGCCTGAGTCGCTATCTGGAGACGTCGGACGGAACCATTTATTTTGGAAAACATGACATCAATCACCTGACTTATGAGGATATCAGGAAATCCATCCATACTGTGCCGCAAGAACCATTTTTATTTTCTGATACGGTGCAGGAAAATATTTTGTTTCCCTTGCGGGTGCGTCCGGAAAATCCTGATGAACTGCTGAAGCGTCTCCTGTTTGAATGCGCACTGGATCAGGAAGTTCAGCACTTTTCCAATAACGTTCACACCATTGTGGGTGAAAAAGGGATTATGTTGTCAGGTGGGCAAAAACAACGGATCAGTCTGGCCAGAGCCCTGGCATCTCCTTGTGAACTGCTGATTCTTGATAATGTTTTGTCTGCGGTGGATTATGAAACCGAACATTTTTTACTTGACCAGATTTTTACCACTCGCAGAGCAAAAAGTCTGCTGATTGTGTCACACCGGTGTTCAGCCCTGGAAAAAGCGGATCATATCCTTGTACTGGATGAAGGCCGGATTGTGGATCAGGGCACCCATGAAGATTTAGTGACACGTCCGGGTCATTATCAGGAAACCTGGAACCTTCAGCATCAAACTGAAGGTTGA
- a CDS encoding ATP-dependent Clp protease proteolytic subunit, with the protein MEEQKEDMLEAAGLAAKLLESRTIVISRHVDSELTAKVLNLLILLEQSDPDKMITIIINSPGGEVFSGFAIFDMLRFISCPIRTIVSGFAASMGSILSLAAPKGRRFIMPNAKVMIHQPLLTGYQGSVIDCEIQAKQILKTRDKIIDIYCEATGKNYEEIKKALDRDNWLTAEEALAYGLIDKIIKTRKELNEIQ; encoded by the coding sequence ATGGAAGAACAAAAAGAAGATATGCTTGAAGCCGCGGGGCTTGCCGCCAAATTGCTGGAATCAAGAACTATTGTCATTTCAAGGCATGTGGATTCTGAATTGACGGCCAAGGTGCTTAATTTGCTGATCCTGTTGGAACAAAGTGATCCTGATAAAATGATTACCATCATCATCAACAGTCCTGGCGGTGAGGTGTTTTCAGGGTTCGCTATTTTTGACATGTTGCGTTTTATCTCTTGTCCCATTCGAACCATTGTGAGTGGTTTTGCGGCAAGCATGGGTTCCATTCTTAGTCTGGCCGCACCCAAGGGGCGTCGATTTATAATGCCCAATGCCAAGGTGATGATCCATCAACCCCTGCTGACAGGTTATCAGGGGAGTGTCATTGACTGTGAAATTCAGGCAAAACAGATTCTGAAAACTCGTGACAAGATCATTGATATTTACTGTGAAGCGACAGGTAAAAATTATGAAGAAATCAAAAAGGCACTGGACCGTGACAACTGGTTGACCGCAGAAGAAGCCCTGGCCTATGGCCTGATTGACAAGATCATTAAAACCCGCAAAGAATTGAATGAAATCCAGTAA